From Mastacembelus armatus chromosome 13, fMasArm1.2, whole genome shotgun sequence, one genomic window encodes:
- the atm gene encoding serine-protein kinase ATM isoform X2, which yields MSLVLHDLLACCRGLDNDKATERKKEAERFRRLLQNPEIVQELDRTSGPKAKGSKQLTWDAVFRFLQRYVQKETESMQSSKSVTATTMATRKKKMADMCSLMKYFIVSANKRGPRLKCSELLKHVMEVLHNSYSCSACGEYYSNFLIKDILSVRKYWCDITPQQWHNLLDLYCSLFNSSIKSLNHVLVSRVIHTVVRGCCMQTDGFNNTLFSFFSKALLNARHEKHLTVLEHLVSSLNIFLRSAAMNCRMKVCHLGEELLPSILYVWVDMRPSAALKEEIVEFFNLQICVHHPNGAKTQDTGAHAEDWAKWRSLLYNLYDALVREISSIGSRGKYVTGTRHIAVKDNLIELTADICHQLFTDGNDNHILEITQTSLRSTQMGSPTHGTASKRRRIELGWEVLRDHLQPQHSDFDVIPWLQITAVLMSKYPSMVPSQELVPLLAVLYQSLAEHRKGERSSYVLRCLREVARCQARYPERAQVHRAELERLWGRVWAVALRGVSSPQTEAFSLDLLSSIVHGGLIYMDREFWKMFSGSACKPSQNAGLCLSQALLKYPLPKSVISSSGWDCTGALEGSGSLSLKETLIAWLLMTDQSDEMEDTSRPHPIICRDFPFNLIANILVSLILKDTRAGLKFLLGAESIESVFFQEQASLDARNKLEEIERLYLQFIFNTLPTEIQETDESSKSPASSQFPVVPVLRKKLEQSLLCVAENLLNCYSPDSQSTPPECLVRCFSLLTGVLAGYVSIGFLTEEEACRLQLFSKAKALTQDLSGFVSSVKVKMTEEGTMTTLRSTMKLCTQSASGRNKDNICPIASTLFVMVLPASLLNELAEICKLLLNSGSKRHSVVDNDDHMDDDWEISRTQQGDDIDLFEDGEESHGSTNGTQRQKGDNMDASCGPGAKSLLTEDLLAQQDLALLAVLEFLCKCGSVRPVHGLLFKPQEVRRRLLLLLEQIDFSRALHLNIYLVLLKKLPAEDSLSPEEFDLLLRPLADLCNQYRQDQEICAAVLLALLPSIRSLGKTPHMPEEMRHVQGSLLQVVSGFCFLSQTGKCMATVRAALVRCLVALLQADPCCKWAVLSLKSPGQQEDLPVSAILPSHLADTHHQVRMLVATSLERLFLEMKEEHPEKRKMLPLKHQQKAFENVYLKAQEGMRLPRSSSSEDQQDEAFNRKATLLKSLSVVLCCSPVCEKQCLFALFQSYKENDIEEQLIKKLFLPGADPPLGVPG from the exons ATGAGTCTGGTTCTTCATGATCTCCTGGCCTGCTGCAGGGGGCTGGACAATGACAAAGCTACAGAGAGAAAG AAAGAGGCTGAACGCTTCAGACGACTCCTACAAAACCCAGAGATTGTGCAGGAGTTAGATCGGACCTCCGGACCTAAAGCTAAAGGCTCCAAGCAGCTCACCTGGGATGCTGTTTTCAG ATTTTTACAGCGCTATGtccagaaagagacagaaagcatGCAGTCAAGTAAATCTGTCACAGCAACAACGATGGCCACGCGGAAGAAGAAGATGGCTGATATGTGCAGTTTGATGAAATACTTCATTGTCTCTGCAAATAAAC GCGGGCCTCGTCTGAAGTGCAGTGAGCTGCTGAAACATGTGATGGAGGTGCTGCATAATTCGTACAGCTGTTCAGCTTGTGGAGAATATTACAGCAACTTCCTAATCAAGGACATCCTCTCTGTACGCAAATACTGGTGTGACATCACCCCACAGCAGTGGCACA ATCTTTTGGACCTGTACTGCAGCTTGTTCAACTCTTCAATCAAATCCCTCAACCATGTTTTGGTGAGCAGAGTCATCCACACAGTGGTGCGAGGCTGCTGCATGCAGACTGATGGATTCAACAACACTCTGTTCAGCTTCTTCTCCAAAGCACTGCTTAATGCTAG GCATGAGAAACACTTGACTGTTTTGGAGCACCTTGTTTCATCTCTCAACATCTTCCTGAGATCTGCGGCCATGAACTGTCGGATGAAAGTGTGTCACCTGGGAGAGGAACTCCTGCCTTCCATACTGTATGTCTGGGTGGATATGAGACCCAGTGCTGCTCTCAAAGAGGAAATAGTGGAGTTCTTCAATCTGCAGATTTGTGTTCACCATCCTAATGGAGCTAAGACACAGGACACAG GTGCACATGCTGAGGACTGGGCTAAGTGGCGCAGTCTGCTGTACAACTTGTATGATGCCTTGGTCAGAGAAATTAGTAGTATAGGCAGCAGAGGGAAGTATGTCACAGGAACGAGACATATAGCTGTCAAAGACAATCTCATCGAGCTCACAGCTGATATCTGCCACCAG CTGTTCACTGATGGCAATGACAACCATATATTAGAGATTACCCAGACCTCTCTCAGATCCACCCAGATGGGCAGTCCCACCCATGGAACAGCCAGCAAGAGGCGCCGCATCGAACTGGGCTGGGAGGTCCTCCGGGACCATCTGCAACCACAACACAGTGACTTTGATGTTATACCCTG GCTGCAGATCACTGCAGTGCTCATGTCTAAGTACCCATCCATGGTGCCCAGCCAGGAGCTGGTCCCACTGCTAGCAGTGTTGTACCAGTCCCTGGCAGAGCATCGGAAGGGAGAGAGGAGCTCCTATGTGCTGCGTTGTCTGAGGGAGGTGGCCCGGTGCCAGGCCCGCTACCCAGAGAGGGCCCAAGTCCACAGGGCAGAGCTTGAAAGGCTGTGGGGTCGTGTGTGGGCAGTTGCACTGCGAGGGGTCAGCTCACCCCAGACTGAAGCTTTCAGCCTGGACCTGCTCAGCTCCATTGTCCACGGTGGGCTGATTTATATGGACAGAGAGTTTTGGAAGATGTTCTCTGGATCTGCATGCAAACCATCCCA AAATGCTGGACTCTGTCTCTCCCAGGCCCTGCTAAAATATCCACTTCCTAAAAGTGTAATTTCAAGCTCAGGCTGGGACTGTACAGGGGCCTTGGAGGGATCTGGGTCTTTGAGCCTGAAGGAGACCCTCATAGCCTGGCTGCTGATGACAGATCAGAGTGATGAGATGGAGGATACCTCCAGACCTCATCCTATTATCTGCAG agaCTTTCCCTTCAATCTCATAGCCAACATCCTGGTTTCCCTGATTTTGAAAGACACCAGAGCTGGCTTGAAATTTCTGCTCGGTGCTGAAAGTATAGAGAG tgtctttttCCAGGAACAAGCATCTCTTGATGCCAGAAACAAGCTGGAAGAGATTGAGAGGCTGTACTTGCAGTTCATCTTCAACACATTGCCCACAGAGATCCAAGAGACTGACGAGTCATCGAAGTCACCAGCTAGCAGCCAATTCCCTGTTGTCCCCGTCCTCAGAAAAAAGTTGGAGCAGTCCCTTCTTTGTGTGGCTGAGAACCTACTCAACTGCTACTCTCCTGAT TCTCAGTCCACCCCTCCGGAATGTCTTGTTCGCTGTTTCAGTCTGTTGACTGGTGTTCTGGCAGGATACGTCTCCATTGGGTTTCTGACTGAAGAGGAGGCGTGTCGCTTACAGCTCTTCTCTAAAGCAAAG GCTCTGACCCAGGACCTTAGTGGTTTTGTTTCTAGTGTGAAAGTGAAGATGACAGAAGAAGGGACCATGACCACACTGAGATCCACCATGAAGCTCTGCACACAGTCAGCCAGCGGAAGAAACAAG GATAACATTTGTCCCATCGCCTCCACTCTTTTTGTTATGGTTTTGCCGGCTAGTCTGCTCAATGAACTGGCAGAGATCTGCAAACTATTG TTAAACAGTGGTTCTAAGAGACACAGTGTGGTGGATAACGATGATCATATGGATGATGATTGGGAAATTAGCCGAACTCAGCAAGGGGATGACATTGACCTGTTTGAAGATGGTGAAGAGTCTCATGGCAGCACTAATGGGACCCAGAGACAGAAGGGAGACAACATGGATGCTTCCTGTGGGCCAG GTGCAAAAAGCTTGTTAACAGAGGATCTTCTGGCCCAGCAGGACCTGGCTCTCCTTGCAGTCTTGGAGTTTTTGTGTAAGTGCGGCTCTGTGCGGCCCGTCCATGGCCTCCTTTTCAAGCCACAGGAGGTGCGACGtaggctgttgctgctgctggagcagaTAGACTTCAGCAGAGCCCTACACCTCAATATT TATCTTGTCCTGCTGAAGAAGCTTCCTGCTGAGGACTCACTCTCTCCAGAGGAATTTGATTTGCTGCTCCGTCCTCTAGC tgaccTGTGTAACCAGTACCGTCAGGACCAAGAgatctgtgctgctgtgctgctggctTTGTTACCCTCCATCAGGAGCCTGGGTAAAACCCCCCACATGCCAGAGGAGATGAGACATGTTCAGGGATCCTTGCTGCAAGTGGTGTCTGGATTCTG tttcctGAGCCAGACGGGGAAGTGCATGGCAACTGTACGAGCTGCTTTAGTGCGATGTCTGGTTGCTTTGCTGCAG GCTGATCCCTGTTGTAAGTGGGCAGTCCTGAGCCTCAAAAGTCCTGGCCAACAGGAGGACCTTCCAGTGTCTGCCATCCTTCCATCTCACCTCGCAGATACCCACCACCAGGTCCGCATGCTGGTGGCCACATCATTGGAAAG GTTGTTTCTGGAGATGAAAGAAGAGCATCCAGAAAAAAGGAAGATGTTGCCATTAAAACACCAGCAGAAAGCTTTTGAGAATGTTTACCTGAAAGCTCAAGAAGGAATGAGACTCCCA AGAAGCAGTTCTTCAGAGGACCAGCAGGACGAGGCGTTCAACCGGAAGGCCACCCTGCTGAAGAGTTTGTCCGTTGTGCTGTGTTGCAGCCCCGTGTGTGAAAAACAGTGTCTGTTTGCCCTTTTCCAGTCCTACAAGGAAAACGATATTGAGGAGCAGCTCATCAAAAAG CTCTTCCTACCAGGTGCTGATCCCCCACTTGGTGTTCCTGGATGA